The DNA window CCGATCGCCTGCTATGTTTGGGGCATCAGCTAAGTACGCATCCTCTTGGTTACCCATCAATTCTCCTTTAATTTAATAGTTCGTTTTTTAACTTTAAGTAATATTGCACGAACAACAATATCGACTATCCAGAACATAAGCACTAAAGCTAGAAAATTATCTTTATCAAATAGCGACAACAATGCTGCGATATTGCCTAATACTAGTGAGACCCACGAGCGTGTAATTGCAAAGCCGGCAGTAAGCAGTTGATGTCCACCACCACGTATTACTGGGCCGAGATATGCCAGAGACGATATAAGTATTTGTGCAAAACCACCAATCACTAATGCCTGTAATACTTTACGGTTTACTCCCAATTCAACTGTTGAAATTCCTAAAGTAATAGTCATAGCAATCCACCAAATAATTCCGGTCATCAATTGTAAGATACGTGGCTCCATCCATCGTGAATTATTCTTTAAATTTATTGGTAACATTATCAAAACCAATAATATACCCAATGCATAAGTACAAAATCCTATTGTTACAAGCTTAGCTTGTTTAAGTATTTCACCATTTACTGCAATAACAACAGCAGATGAAAGTATAAATAGTGTTATGCGTTTTAGCGATGTTGTCGCTCGTGGCGACATTTTACTACGCACCTGGGTAGCAATAAAATATGGAAGTGTTCCAGCGATGACAATTCCGACGAGTCCGAATAAGTTTAAGATCAAATGAGCACCGCGAAGTTCTATAGAGAGTTCACCACCACGGTTAAGACCGAGTATTAAACCTATTGTCATACCTATTGCTCCAGCGACTATAGCTACAATATATGCTTCAATAGCTTGAGCAAATCTTTTAGTGACAGCGTGTTTAAGTATCCACAGCAAAATAGATGCCAACAATAACACCGCAAATATAACAATTAACCCACCAAAAATTATCATCCATGACTGCTTTATTTCTCGACCTAATACAAGAAAAACTGCACCAAATGCAATTCCCCATCGTTGTAAAATAACAATAATTGATGAAGGTGGAGGTGAAGTGGACCAACTTACAGCTAACATTTGTGTCGTTGTTGATATTGCACTTAACAGTGAGCCTATTAGAAATAAGTGTAGAGGGACCCACCAACTAGTACCAATTCCTAAAATACCAATAAATAATGAAATTATTAAAAAACAAAGTGCTACAAATAGACCTTTGCGTGTTTCGGAGTGGATCTTGGTGATTCGCCCAGGTGAACCTTTGCTAGTTGGCTCACTGATTGAAGATTTCTCGTTTTCGGGACTAGAATTTACAGGTTGAGTCATAACTTCCTACCCCTCAGATCATCGCCCACTATTATTTCTAGTATACACTGTGATAAAGTTATAGGGTAAATAGAAGGAGATTAAATGTCTGATGTTGTAAACGAGATCGTTAATAGAGAGTACGCATATGGTTTTCATAGCAACCTCGAAACCGACTTGGCCCCGAAGGGTTTAAACGAAGATGTTGTTAGGCTAATCTCAGCTAAAAAAAATGAACCAGAGTGGCTTTTAGAATGGCGACTAGGCGCATTGGCGCACTTTATGACATTAGAAGAACCCAATTGGCCAAACCTGTCTTTTCCTCCTATTGATTATCAAGATATGCATTATTGGGCTGCTCCAAAGACCAAAGCAAAGTTAAATAGCCTTGATGAGGTTGACCCAGAAATTCGAGCAACTTTTGATAAATTGGGAATTTCAGTTACTGAGCAAAAGCGTCTTTCAAATGTAGCAGTAGATACAATTTTAGATTCAGTATCAGTCGCAACTACTTTTAAATCTACATTAGCTAAAGTAGGCGTTATATTCTGCTCATTTTCCGAAGCAGTAAAAGAACATCCTGAACTCGTAAAAAAATATTTAGGGACAGTAGTTGGCTATCGTGACAATTTTTTTGCAACATTAAATTCCGCGGTATTTTCTGATGGATCATTTTGCTTTATCCCAGCGGGGGTTAAATGTCCGATGGAATTATCAACATATTTCCGCATTAATGCTGCAGAGACTGGCCAGTTCGAACGTACATTAATAATCGCCGAAGAAGGTGCCAGTGTTAGCTATCTTGAAGGGTGCACTGCACCTATGCGTGACGAAAACCAATTACACGCTGCTGTTGTTGAGTTAATTGCACTTGATGATGCAAATATTAAATACTCAACTGTCCAGAACTGGTATCCAGGCGATGAAAACGGCAAAGGTGGTATCTATAATTTCGTTACTAAACGTGGAAGTTGTACTGGAGCGCGCTCAAAAATTTCTTGGACACAAGTCGAGACTGGGTCAGCAATTACATGGAAATATCCGAGCGTAATTTTAAAAGGCGACGATTCAGTAGGCGAGTTTTATTCAGTTGCAGTTACAACTAATTACCAGCAAGCAGATACTGGAACAAAAATGATCCACATAGGTAAAAATACTAAAAGTACAATTTTATCTAAAGGAATTTCTGCTGGACATGCCCAAAATACTTATCGAGGTTTGGTAAAAATTCTTCGTAGTGCAACAGGTGCACGAAATCATACTCAATGCGATTCTCTACTCTTAGGTCCTGATTGTGGTGCACACACATTTCCTTATGTAGAAGTAAAAAATGACACTGCTCAGGTCGAGCACGAAGCAACAACATCAAAGATCAGCGACGACCAGCTTTTCTATTGCCGCCAACGCGGACTAACCGAGGAGGACGCATCAACAATGATTGTAAATGGATTCTGTAGAGAAGTATTCGACGAACTGCCAATGGAATATGCAGTGGAAGCACAGGCACTAATGCAAGTTAGCCTAGAAGGGTCAGTAGGATAATGTTACATATAGAAAATCTACACGTAGGTGTTGGAGATAAAGTAATTCTTGATGGATTCAGCCTTGATATTCCAGATGGTGAAGTTCATGTAATCATGGGACCTAATGGGTCTGGAAAAACAACACTATCTAATGTACTTACAGGACGCGAAGGTTACGAAGTATCAGGTACAGCCACTTTTGATGGCATAGATCTTTTGCCACTTGCACCTGAAGAAAGAGCGGCTGCTGGTATATTTTTGGCTTTTCAACATCCAGTAGAAATTCCTGGTGTTGGAAACATGTATTTTCTCCGAACTGCAGTTAACACTGTAAGAAAAAACCGCGGGCTTGAAGAGATTAGCGCTATGGAATTTTTAAATTTTGCAAAAGAACATATGGCAAAACTTGAAATGGATCCAGCTTTTCTTAGTCGTTCAGTTAATACTGGATTTTCTGGCGGTGAGAAAAAGCGTAACGAGATTTTACAAATGTCGATGCTTGAACCACGTTTAGCAATCCTCGATGAAACCGATTCTGGTCTTGACATCGATGCACTTCGAATAGTTGCATTAGGAATTGAACGTCTGCGCAACCCTGAACGATCGATGTTGATCATTACTCATCATCGAAAACTTCTAGATACTGTACGTCCTGATTATATTCATGTTTTAAGTGGCGGAAAAATTGTCCGCTCCGGCGGAATTGAACTGGCAGATGAGCTAGAGATCCAAGGCTACAGTTCAATTGCAGATAAGGTGACGCAATGACCAATACAGCTACACTAATTGGCGCGCCTAGTTCCAAGGAAGAAGCTTGGCGATATACTCCGGTTAAAGATATTGCTACTCGCGTTCAAAATGCAACAAGCGCTCGACGTTCAAGTATTAGCTCAATCACAAAACCAGAATTCGATTCACTCATAGGCAACTTAAGTGGTACCCAATTGGTATTCGTAAATGGTTTTTATAACGAAGAACTTTCAAACACCGAAAACTTACCTGATGGCCTCTACTGCGGTTTAGCTAGTGAAAATAGTTCAGTATCTAAAGAGCTTGTTTTGTTGAACGAGAATGTTCGAACTGTTGAAGGTATTTGCAAGCAGAATGACGAGTACGATATTGCTGTAGTAAAGACTGATAACGACATAATCTTAGATGACCCGATTCATATTGTTCATATTGCTACTAATGACATAGACGAAAATAATTCACAAATAATTTCACACCCACGTACTATTATCGAATTGGGTGATAATTCTCACATCACCATCGTAGAAACTTATTGTGGTAATGAAAATAACACAATGACTGATGCTTGTACAACTATTCGTATTGGCGATAATACAAAGCTCGACCAAATTCGGATACAAAATGAATCGTCTAGTGCTACCCACATTGGTAATACAAGAATTGAACAAGGTAAAGATTCCCATGTAAAGATGGCTTCGATCACGAAGGGTGCAGATATTGCACGTAATGCAATTGACGCGCATCTCGATTCAGAAAATTCTGTTATTGAACTAACTGGTGTAAATATAACCTCGATCAAGCAAGTTCATGATACTGAAGTTACTGTAGATCACGCTTCTTCAAATTGTGCGAGCAATCAACACTTTGTGGGTGTTGTTGATGACCATGGCCATAGTTCTTTTAGTGGTGAAATTATTGTAGAACATGGAACTGTTGGTACCGATGCCCATCAAACAAATAAGAATCTTGTACTTGATGAACATGCGCAGGCTGACACTCGGCCATGGTTAAGAATTTATGCTGATGATGTGCAATGTACTCACGGCTCAACTGTGGGCCGCCTTGACGAGGAGTCACTTTTTTATCTTCGAAGTAGAGGAATTGAAAACGATAAAGCACGAACGATGCTAATAGAAGCTTTCATTGCGCAAATAACTGATGAAATTGAAAACGACAAAGTTCGAAGTCATGTAGCAACATTGACACAGCATCTACACCCATTTGTTCAACAAGAGATAAAAAGGAAAATAAATGAGTAACACAGAACCTATTAAACTAAGTAGAGATTGTATTGCCACAACCATTCCTTATGGTGAAAAAATTACACTTGATGCTGGTGCAATAGTAAAAATTGTTCAACAGCTTGGCGGTAGTTTTACTATCAGCACTGAGTATGGAAATTTGTTACGCATAGATGGTCATGATGCCGACGCACTTGGTCTCGAAGTAGCTAAATCAAGCGATGTTGATGATAGCGGGACTTTTGAAATGAGCAAAGTAACAGATGTTCTCGGTACCATTTATGACCCTGAGATTCCTGTCAGCATTGTTGAACTTGGTTTGATATATCGTTGTGACGAAATAATGGACGATGACGGAAAAAGAAAAATTGAAATAGATATGACTATGACTGCTGCAGGTTGCGGTATGGGTGATGTTTTGAGTGACGATGCAATTCGTTTAGTTGGTGCAATTCCAGGAGTTGACGAGGTTGAAGTCAATGTAGTCTGGGACCCACCTTGGGGTATGGACAAAATGTCTGATGCCGCAAAACTCCAACTCGGAATGCTTTAAAATACATTATCCTACTTATAAAGACTTGAGGCTATTACATAAACAATAAGTATTATGTAATAGCCTCAATATTTATGCTACTTTTTAACTGTCAACTACGATACAGCGCTTTTACTCCACATATTTACTGGCTCAGTTCCTAGCGCAGGAAACAATACATTGCTCTCTTTGTGTATATGTAAATGTATATCAGACTCAAGATCTGCCAATGCTTGGTAGCATGCAGCATAGGTTGCACATCCATCAGCAGGTGTTGAATAACCATTAGTTATTAAATTTAATTTTGCAAGCATATCGCCAACATTCTTATGTTCATCAGCAATTTCTTTAACTCGTGCAACGAATTCTTCAGTAGCGGCTTCTGTACTTTCTGAATTAGCTATTTCACGGACCTTTGGAAATAGCATTTCTTCCTCTGCTTTAAGGTGTGGTTCTAGGTCAGCTCGGATTGCTTCGTATAGACTTTCTACTTCAAGTAACTCTGGGTGTCGCTCACCGTGAACATCTGCAATTTTTTGTACTAATGCGCCTGTACGATCAAAATTATCCCATAAATATTTGTGATGAACTGACTCAATATTGTCCATTAATTCAACTGGGCTAAGCGATGCCCAATCTGCTGGCTCTTCATCGATCATTGCATCGGTTAATTCATCTGCAAGTTTTTGCGCATCGAGACCTTTAGAAGTGGCTGCGTCTTGTAATGTTCTTGCACCTTGACAACAATAATCGAGACCACGCTTTTCGAATTCTATAGCTAATGATGGGTTCTGAGTAACAATTTCTCCGAGTATCATCGATGGAACTATTGTGTTCGTGTTCGAGTTTGTGCTTGTAGTTGAATTCATTTTTATTTCACTTTCTTTATTATGTGTACACGATGTTGATAATGTGACTGGTTCAAGATTTATCATCTGGGTTTCACCAGAGTAAATTTCTGTACCATGTAAGCCGGCACTAATAGTTGCAGTGATAGATTCGAGTGCTCCATCGTCATAGTCAATCTCGATGCATGGTCCAGAAAATGATCCGTGTACAGATTGCACGCCTTCTAGCTGTGAGAGGTTTTCGAGCGTCTCGTTAAAACAACTTGGACAGTTAGCACCTTTGACACTAATTGATGATTGCATATCTCCTACTTTCTGACTTCTTAGATTCAGATTCAATATTCATGCTAGTCGATTATATATATTATTTCTAGTATTCAATAGAATTAATACTAGACGTGCTTTAAGCTTGAGTTTCGACGTGACAGCTCAACCTACAGGTTCCACGACGTGGATCATGCTCTGCTAACTCATCTACCACTAAACCATCAAGTGATTCAACAGCACCTTTTGCGAGCCCTAGGTGAAGTCCACATACGGTTTCTGGATCGACCAATGCTGTTGTTTCAAATGGACAAGTTCCAAATAGTATGTCAACCTTCTTGCCTCTACGTTTTGCAATTGGTTCGAAACCATGTCGAGTCATTGCTTTAACCAAACTCTCAACTGGGTCAGCATCTTTATCGACTTCACAAAGCATTTGCTTTGCAGAACGTCGTCCGACTTCAACTGGTGTATCACCACTTTTTATTATTTCAGAAAAAAGTAAAGTAAGTCTCTCGTATGGTCCAGTAACTCCCCATTTACTTTCGGCAGATGGATCAATTATGTAACATAAACGTGGTCTGCCGCGACCGGTTGATGGAACAGACGCTTCAGATACAAGATTTGCATCTACAAGTTTTGCTAAATGCTGACGTATTGCGTTGTGATGCAGACCTAAATGTTTTGTTAATTCAGCTACTTCGACAGGTCGTTTCGCATCGCTTATGTATCGAAATAGTTCGTGTCTAGTTCGATCTCCAAGTGCACGTGATTGGGTCAACAAATCATTCACGTTAAACCATCCAATCTCAGTATTTAAATTTTAGATATACTTCTATACGATACATCTAATACTTCAGTATTAATTCTAGCGTATAGTGTAATTATATGCTAGAACTGGTTAATTCGATATTGTTAATTATAATATCAAACTCAAAATCTACATCCGAAAATGATTTTCTTAGCATTCATTGAAAAGTGCCTCTTTATTGAGTTTAAATTTAAACCATGAAGACTTCGTCAATAAAAGAGTATTTTAGAAATTCTTTATAATGGTTCGTTTAACGCCGATCTTTTTATTATTAAGATTTAATAGATAAAATTTTATTGTGCCTATTTGATTTTTATAAACCAAGATCTGGATCATGAGGAGTTGAAAGAATGCCTGCTATTCCTGCATCAAAAGCACCTTGATCAAGTGTAATTTCAGTTGGATTACCTAAATCTAAACTTTCAACATCAACATTAATATAGCCTATTGCGCGAGCAGCTGCTATAAAGTCTTCGCGGGTAATATCGTTAACTAAAGCGGTACCAGTCGTAAGAAAGTCTCCCGCTGCTGAATCTCTCAATGCGCTCTCAAAATTTCTAGCAGTTGCCCAGTAACCAAATTCCACACCAGCAGTTTCTATCATCTGATCAAAAAGCCAAGCCGTATGATCAGCAAAATTTGGCGGTAAGCCAATTCCATCTTTAGCAAGCGAATACGTCACAGAACTAGCTAGTTGCACTTTGCTAGGTAGATCAAGGTCTATTAACAATAACCTTCTGTCCCAACCTGCATCTTGTGAGAGCACTTGCTTAAATTCATTTCTATAACCTGCAAATATAACTATGACGCCACTATTCAACAAATCATCAACTTGTTCAAAAACTACGTCAAGTGTACGTTTTCTAAAATTTGCAGAGCCATTAGAGCCTTTACCTTCATTGAATTTATGCGCTTCATCAACTAATAAAACACCGCCATTTTCCTTTAATTTTACTAAAGTGTCCTTTATTTCCTTTGCCATATGGTCAACAAATTGTTCAGTATCTTTTCCTGGTGAAAATACCACAAATTCATTTCCGCATATTCCCATAGCTGCAAACAGATGTTGAAGAATTTTTGCTGATTCAGTTTTACCAACACCTGGAGGTCCCAATAGTGCTATATGACGAGTCAGCTTGCCCTGCCTGGCAATCTGGCCTGATAGCATTTTTGCGAGCGCCCAAGCTGTTGGTAAAGCAGGATTTTGAAGGTTCTGATTTAAAACTCCACTTAATAAAGGAAATCTTTTTGCAGCATCAGGATGGATAAAGTACCTCTCATCTGAGACTGGATGATTAGGTGGTCTTGTTTCGTGATGAGATGGAACAGAATCAGGTTGCTCTGGTATGACAACATCAAGTTCATTATCGTCTATATTTGGCCATAACTTACTCGGATTCCATGAAGCAGTGATTACATTATCTTGATCGTCTAATTCTAACACTTCTTTACCGACTAGATAGTTAAGATATTGCCAAAGATATCTGTCTTCTCTCATAAATTTTAACATGCTAATTAATGATTGGGCAGAATCAGGAGTCGAAATATTTTCGAATAATCTATCCTCGATACCATTGCTTCTCCACATTCTATATGTTTTAACTAATGTACTACCGACTATCTGTTTATGCGCGTCATTAGGCTCTTCTGTGTCTTGATCGAAACAAAACTCCTTAACGTCGTCTAAAATTTCTTTGTACCCCTGATAAAAAAATGTGTGTTTAACTTCAGCATCTAGATCAACTAAAAATGACCCCAAAGTAAATAAATCGAAATTTGGTAAATCTTCACAGACGAACCTTACCCAGTGCTTTTCAAATTCAGCATCGGTTCTAGGTTGAGAAGCCAATCTTTGAAGTGCTTCGTCATACTCAATATCTGTATATTCCATTTCCTCGTTCCTTCGAGCTAGACCAGTAAAATTTATGATTTATGCTTGTATTTTATATCTTTGTCTTATTAAACGTCAATTCGAGAATTAGTTTAGACAGACACCAACTATTTTGAATGGACCTTCTGGTGACGATATATCTACTACAAGTTCTTTCATTAGTGCAATGACTTGATTTCGAACAAAGTCCATTCCCATGTCTTCTACAAGTTCAGATTGTTTTGCTGGTTGTAATGACATATATAGGGAATAGCTAGCCAGTATATATTGCGCAAGTATAGACATATTGCTAGCACATACGAAAGTTGACAGATGTAAAAGTTTTATACTACTATGGGCGTTATGACCAATACTTCCGGCCCTAATGCGCCTAACCCGCGTGGAAATACTCAAAATCAAGAACCAGGCCAACAACCTGGGATCGACACTTTAGAATTCTATGCCCTAACTCCATATGTAGACCAGATAAGAGCAATAATCCATGCTCTGAATCCAAAACAACCTGACACTGTAACCATTGATACTGCACACCGCACTTTAATATATTGCCAATCCATGGTGCTACGTGCATTTCCATTTGACCTCGAAACTCCTTACCAAAAAAATACTATGGGTTTCGAATCGTATAATAATGGTTTTAATTTATATTATGAACAAAGCAAAAGAGGTGGAACCTATGGAGAACGTTTGTCTAGCCAACGATTAATGGAAGCAGGATTTTGGCTTGAACATAGACAGGTACATGAAATTGCCGGTACAAAACTTTTGGATTTTAAAAGACATGACCCAAATATACAAAAAGGTTTTGATCGGGAATCAAATAGTCTAACCAACAATCCAGAAAATCCAATTGATGGTATGTGTCAACGTCATGGTAGATCAATGCAAGCTACTTTTGTTATGGACCGATTCGAAGCGCTTGCCCTTTATGTTTTACATAGTGCCCGCGAACGTGGAATCCCCGTGGAATTTAAAGGCACAAGTTATGACACTCAAATCTACAACGGATTTGCGCGCTATAAAGTAAATGGTGTACCCATGATGCTTGCCTCTCTTGGTAGTCGATTAGAAGATAGAATGACTTGTGTAGCTGCTATTAACAGCGAGTTGAGCAAAATTGATAGTTTTGATAAAAAAATGGGAATAATAAAACCTGATGACCGTGTTAGTGCTACACCTGGCCGTAACGGATATTCCCAGTTCGCCGAATTTAGTGATGGTTCACGGTCTAAAAATGTAGCAGCGGGAGTCGAAGCTATGCTTGATGCTATGTCGAAAGTTGTCCAACTCACACAAGTCGAACTCACTAAGCCAATAACAGATTCATTCTATCCTTAAACTGGCCACCAAAAACTAATCGGCATAAGTCCAGTCAGGCTGTTTGCGAGAATATGACCCATCATAAACTGCAACTCCATCTTCAAGATTAATCAATTTAGGGATCAACAATTCTCTCGGGTTTGGACATTTGCCTAGTTGTATATGCTCTGCAAATTCTTGTGGAAAGGCACGCATAATACTTCGCACCATTACTTGTTCTTCGACAGCTAAATAACAACGGTTTCCATCGGCAACATGATTCAACCAACCTTTGATTGCTTTAATGTCTTGCTCATCACCATTGCCCGTCTCAATCTTGTTTAGATGTTCGGTAATTGCACCTGAACCAATTTTGCACGGCGGACATTGGCCACATGATTCAATAGATAGAAATCTCGAAAAAATATTTGCGACATTTACCATACAAGTAGTGTCGTCATAAACAATAAATCCTGCAGACCCAAGGCCACTGCCGATTGCTTGAAAACTTTCATAGCTAATTGGGACATCAAGATCAGCAAATGTCACCACGGTATTAGCAACACCAGAAAATACTGCCTTTATGCTACGACCCTTTGCTAGTCCGCTACCAACAGCATTGATGACAGTGTTTAATGGTGCACCCATTTCCACTTCACCAACATCGGGTGCAAGAACATCTCCAATCACAGTTACAATAATTGTCCCAGGTGATTCTTTTGTACCCATCGAGCGAAACCAGTCGACACCATTAGTCAAAATGTGAGGGATGTTCGATAAGGTTTCAACATTATTTACCAAGGTAGGATTAGAACCGCCAGTCACAGAGTTATCAGAGCCATCGCCTGCCTCACTGTTTTGTGATTGCCAACCAGTTTGTGGTCCATCAGAAAATAACCCTTGTACATATGGCGGCAACCAACGTGGCAGTGGATCATTGCCTTCAATAACTTCAAGCATTGCTTTTTCTTCGCCATATAAATATTCGTCGGGACCAGCAACAATAGTTATTGAACAACTTCGACAAAGCTCTGCTGTCTGAAATTCTTTTACTGCGCGTGTGAGTATTTCAATCTCACGCTCAAAACTTTGCTTTAAACAAATGAATGCCTCAACAGCTCCTATCGCAAAAGCGGCTATGGCGACTCCTTCGACGAGTTGATAAGGGTTTGCACGAATTAGTGCTCGATCCTTAAATGTTCCCGGTTCTCCTTCTGCACCATTACAAACTAAATAACGTTGGCCACTATTCTGCTCGGCTATTCCAGCCCATTTTTTCCCAGTAGGAAAACCTCCACCACCGCGACCTCTTAATCCTGACTTCGCCACTTCCAGTATTGTAGCTTCACGACCAAGTTCGTGTGCACGAGCAATACCTTTGCCCCCTGTCAGAGATTTAAGATAAGCATCAATTGTTGTAATAGGTTCTGGTGGCAATAAGAAAGTAGTCATAGCTATATTCTCGCACATTGATTAGACCCGCATTGGATTTAATAATATTTATTAGAAACACAACTGGCAAACTTCTATATCATCATATTTAGAATTGTGCACTCAATGTTTTGCGTAATGTAGCTTGTTAAGAAATAAGTGTTGCTAACGCACTAAACAACTGTGTACAAAATTGTTCATGGTTTCTTGAAAGCCTTGCATCTCTGCATCAGAATAACTCTCATTATCCATAAACCCTGGATCTAAAGTTTTACAAGGAGAAAACTTTTGAAGAAAATGTTTATCCGCTCCTTTAATCAAACTACCAATCTCAACAAAATCATTAATGTCGAGTTGGCCTTTCATCACAGTAGTGCGAAATTCATAATCAATACCCGAACCCATTATTATATCAACGCTTCTTTCTATGGCTGAGGTATCAATTGGACGACCAGTAACTTCACTGTATCTATCTAATGGTGCTTTAATATCCATCGCAAAATAATCAACAAGATTATTTTCAATAACGTCCATCAACAATTGGGGATTAGTACCATTGCTATCTAGCTTTACGGCAAAACCCCTATGTTTAATCTCTCCTAAAAATTCTGACATATCTTTATGGATGCTAGGCTCGCCTCCACTGAGCACAATGCCATCAAGTTTACCAATACGATTATCTAAAAAATTGTATATCTCATCCATGTTTATAGCTGGTTCAAATAAATTCGGCAATACAAGTTCAGGATTATGACAATACCCACAGCGCATATTACATCCCGATGAAAAAAAGACGGCAGAAGTTTTCCCTGGAAAATCGACCAAAGAAAACTTCTGCATACCGCCTATAATCATGACTTAACTCTTTAATACTTCTTTGACAGAGTTAGCAGCACGAGAAGAACTTTGTTCGCAAGCTTTTAACGCGTTAGGTAATTTAGTATCAACACTGTAATGCTCTCTCATATCAAACTCTGCACGCTTGCCTTCATTCCATTGTGAGACGCTACGCAAATACCCAACGATTCGAGAATAAACTTCAGTTGGCTCTTTACAATCAGGGCAAATATGGACTTCACCTCTTAAATATCCATGGTTATGACAAATACTAAAACTAGGTGTCATTGTGAAGTATGGTAAACGATAATTTTCACAAATTGTTTTTACCATCGACTTTAAAGCCTGAGCATCACTAGCGCGCTCGCCCATAAAGAAATGAATTACGGTTCCGCCTGTATATTTAGTTTGTAACTCATCTTGAAGATCGAGCAGTTCAAATAAATC is part of the Acidimicrobiia bacterium genome and encodes:
- the sufB gene encoding Fe-S cluster assembly protein SufB, which produces MSDVVNEIVNREYAYGFHSNLETDLAPKGLNEDVVRLISAKKNEPEWLLEWRLGALAHFMTLEEPNWPNLSFPPIDYQDMHYWAAPKTKAKLNSLDEVDPEIRATFDKLGISVTEQKRLSNVAVDTILDSVSVATTFKSTLAKVGVIFCSFSEAVKEHPELVKKYLGTVVGYRDNFFATLNSAVFSDGSFCFIPAGVKCPMELSTYFRINAAETGQFERTLIIAEEGASVSYLEGCTAPMRDENQLHAAVVELIALDDANIKYSTVQNWYPGDENGKGGIYNFVTKRGSCTGARSKISWTQVETGSAITWKYPSVILKGDDSVGEFYSVAVTTNYQQADTGTKMIHIGKNTKSTILSKGISAGHAQNTYRGLVKILRSATGARNHTQCDSLLLGPDCGAHTFPYVEVKNDTAQVEHEATTSKISDDQLFYCRQRGLTEEDASTMIVNGFCREVFDELPMEYAVEAQALMQVSLEGSVG
- the sufC gene encoding Fe-S cluster assembly ATPase SufC, which produces MLHIENLHVGVGDKVILDGFSLDIPDGEVHVIMGPNGSGKTTLSNVLTGREGYEVSGTATFDGIDLLPLAPEERAAAGIFLAFQHPVEIPGVGNMYFLRTAVNTVRKNRGLEEISAMEFLNFAKEHMAKLEMDPAFLSRSVNTGFSGGEKKRNEILQMSMLEPRLAILDETDSGLDIDALRIVALGIERLRNPERSMLIITHHRKLLDTVRPDYIHVLSGGKIVRSGGIELADELEIQGYSSIADKVTQ
- the sufD gene encoding Fe-S cluster assembly protein SufD, whose amino-acid sequence is MTNTATLIGAPSSKEEAWRYTPVKDIATRVQNATSARRSSISSITKPEFDSLIGNLSGTQLVFVNGFYNEELSNTENLPDGLYCGLASENSSVSKELVLLNENVRTVEGICKQNDEYDIAVVKTDNDIILDDPIHIVHIATNDIDENNSQIISHPRTIIELGDNSHITIVETYCGNENNTMTDACTTIRIGDNTKLDQIRIQNESSSATHIGNTRIEQGKDSHVKMASITKGADIARNAIDAHLDSENSVIELTGVNITSIKQVHDTEVTVDHASSNCASNQHFVGVVDDHGHSSFSGEIIVEHGTVGTDAHQTNKNLVLDEHAQADTRPWLRIYADDVQCTHGSTVGRLDEESLFYLRSRGIENDKARTMLIEAFIAQITDEIENDKVRSHVATLTQHLHPFVQQEIKRKINE
- the sufT gene encoding putative Fe-S cluster assembly protein SufT; amino-acid sequence: MSNTEPIKLSRDCIATTIPYGEKITLDAGAIVKIVQQLGGSFTISTEYGNLLRIDGHDADALGLEVAKSSDVDDSGTFEMSKVTDVLGTIYDPEIPVSIVELGLIYRCDEIMDDDGKRKIEIDMTMTAAGCGMGDVLSDDAIRLVGAIPGVDEVEVNVVWDPPWGMDKMSDAAKLQLGML
- the ric gene encoding iron-sulfur cluster repair di-iron protein, with translation MQSSISVKGANCPSCFNETLENLSQLEGVQSVHGSFSGPCIEIDYDDGALESITATISAGLHGTEIYSGETQMINLEPVTLSTSCTHNKESEIKMNSTTSTNSNTNTIVPSMILGEIVTQNPSLAIEFEKRGLDYCCQGARTLQDAATSKGLDAQKLADELTDAMIDEEPADWASLSPVELMDNIESVHHKYLWDNFDRTGALVQKIADVHGERHPELLEVESLYEAIRADLEPHLKAEEEMLFPKVREIANSESTEAATEEFVARVKEIADEHKNVGDMLAKLNLITNGYSTPADGCATYAACYQALADLESDIHLHIHKESNVLFPALGTEPVNMWSKSAVS
- a CDS encoding helix-turn-helix domain-containing protein; its protein translation is MLTQSRALGDRTRHELFRYISDAKRPVEVAELTKHLGLHHNAIRQHLAKLVDANLVSEASVPSTGRGRPRLCYIIDPSAESKWGVTGPYERLTLLFSEIIKSGDTPVEVGRRSAKQMLCEVDKDADPVESLVKAMTRHGFEPIAKRRGKKVDILFGTCPFETTALVDPETVCGLHLGLAKGAVESLDGLVVDELAEHDPRRGTCRLSCHVETQA
- a CDS encoding AAA family ATPase codes for the protein MEYTDIEYDEALQRLASQPRTDAEFEKHWVRFVCEDLPNFDLFTLGSFLVDLDAEVKHTFFYQGYKEILDDVKEFCFDQDTEEPNDAHKQIVGSTLVKTYRMWRSNGIEDRLFENISTPDSAQSLISMLKFMREDRYLWQYLNYLVGKEVLELDDQDNVITASWNPSKLWPNIDDNELDVVIPEQPDSVPSHHETRPPNHPVSDERYFIHPDAAKRFPLLSGVLNQNLQNPALPTAWALAKMLSGQIARQGKLTRHIALLGPPGVGKTESAKILQHLFAAMGICGNEFVVFSPGKDTEQFVDHMAKEIKDTLVKLKENGGVLLVDEAHKFNEGKGSNGSANFRKRTLDVVFEQVDDLLNSGVIVIFAGYRNEFKQVLSQDAGWDRRLLLIDLDLPSKVQLASSVTYSLAKDGIGLPPNFADHTAWLFDQMIETAGVEFGYWATARNFESALRDSAAGDFLTTGTALVNDITREDFIAAARAIGYINVDVESLDLGNPTEITLDQGAFDAGIAGILSTPHDPDLGL